In one window of Bos taurus isolate L1 Dominette 01449 registration number 42190680 breed Hereford chromosome 15, ARS-UCD2.0, whole genome shotgun sequence DNA:
- the OR10AG65 gene encoding olfactory receptor family 10 subfamily AG member 65 codes for MEFVLLDFADVPHLQRFLFGLFLLIYIIILMGNGIIFLITKLDPGLQTPMYFFLGNFSLLEICYVSVTLPRMLTSLWTQRRTISLVACATQMCFILTLGATECFLLAVMAYDRYVAICSPLQYPLVMNYRVCIQLVASSWISGIPIQIGQTCQIFSLPFCGSNLLNHFFCDIPPILKLACGDTFLNEMLVFTVAALFVLVPFLLILVSYGKIISTVLKLPSATSRGKAFSTCSSHLMVVALFFGSGLVTYLRPKTQGSAGTDKVLSLFYTIVTPVFNPMIYSLRNKDVMMALRQWPSKHLSSLKK; via the coding sequence ATGGAATTTGTTCTTCTGGACTTTGCTGACGTTCCTCATCTCCAGAGGTTTTTATTTGGACTGTTCTTACTCATCTATATAATTATCTTGATGGGCAATGGCATCATATTTCTGATAACAAAACTAGACCCTGGTCTCCAGACCcccatgtattttttccttggcAATTTTTCCCTTTTGGAAATCTGCTACGTGTCTGTTACACTCCCCAGAATGCTCACGAGTCTTTGGACACAAAGAAGAACGATTTCTCTAGTTGCTTGTGCCACACAAATGTGTTTCATTCTTACACTTGGGGCCACCGAGTGCTTCCTTCTggctgtgatggcctatgaccgctacgtGGCCATTTGTAGCCCTCTGCAATATCCCCTAGTCATGAACTACAGGGTGTGTATCCAGCTAGTGGCCAGCTCCTGGATCAGTGGAATCCCAATCCAAATAGGCCAGACATGCCAGATTTTCTCTCTGCCCTTTTGTGGTTCCAACCTCCTGaaccacttcttctgtgacatCCCTCCCATACTCAAGCTGGCCTGTGGGGACACTTTTCTGAATGAAATGTTGGTCTTCACAGTTGCTGCGCTGTTTGTTTTGGTTCCATTTCTGCTGATACTTGTCTCCTACGGCAAAATCATCTCCACAGTCCTTAAATTGCCATCAGCCACAAGTCGGGGCAAAGCCTTTTCCACCTGCTCCTCTCATCTTATGGTTGTGGCATTGTTCTTCGGATCAGGCCTTGTCACATATTTAAGACCCAAGACCCAAGGCTCAGCAGGAACTGACAAAGTGCTTTCCCTCTTCTACACGATTGTGACACCTGTGTTTAATCCCATGATATACAGTCTAAGGAACAAGGATGTCATGATGGCACTGAGACAATGGCCAAGCAAACACCTTAGTTCATTGAAAAAGTGA